A genome region from Clostridium sp. JN-9 includes the following:
- a CDS encoding kinase to dihydroxyacetone kinase, producing MIEYKFDTQLLIEGHNLSEDAINEYFKNNFKGDCLLAVGDDELIKIHFHTNTPWEVLEYCASLGEIYDVVIENMERQANGLQG from the coding sequence ATGATTGAATACAAATTTGATACCCAATTATTAATAGAAGGACATAATCTTTCAGAGGATGCAATTAACGAATATTTTAAAAACAACTTTAAAGGTGACTGCCTGCTTGCTGTTGGTGATGATGAGCTGATTAAAATCCATTTTCATACCAACACACCATGGGAGGTATTGGAATATTGTGCTTCTTTGGGAGAAATTTATGATGTGGTTATAGAAAACATGGAACGCCAAGCAAATGGACTTCAAGGATAA
- a CDS encoding sigma-54-dependent transcriptional regulator — MNNETAVYESLKRICIQQFKDNGKVNGVTTEDLCRGLNMQRTNVARELSKLVRAGKVSKNAVRPVLYFINKDHVEFSKEAEEKLSAFDVCIGKDGSLKNQIALAKAAVVYPPHGLHTLILGETGVGKSYFAKCIFNYALQVGKIRDKGKFAVFNCADYANNPQLLISHLFGVKKGTYTGATEDREGIIEKSRNGILFLDEVHRLPPEGQEMLFTLIDEGKYVPFGGTKEINIDVMIISATTENINSVLLKTFTRRIPVTISLPPLREWSVNERIELIESFLNAESKRVSKEIKMDEDAITAIVNYRCPNNIGQLKSDIQIASAKAFLRSMFDNKDIKIKLEDFSSEVRNGLLISKKIDPAELRLNIHEQSSNDNEDLEDKYSISRNIYEFIEKRNEHLKRKGIDQEEIKNRLINDVEKFINDYIHNIHEDDTEDIKVIVDDELYNLLKSFMKLAEHKLNRSIPKNIFIGLLMHIDAFLARIKENRVIENPKTDEIKKKYPEEFKIALLLAYKLEEKYNITVPIGEIGFITMFFAVDGKKVNSKVAVIVAMHGNSTATSMAEVSNSLLNTNHVAAFDMPLHMKPEEALSSIEELVKERDEGKGTLILTDMGSLKYFGKIIKENTGIEVQTIDMVSTAVVIEAARKAMLNDSLDEILKSVVKESRYVGNSLEKSINKSRKVIITACFTGEGTALKLKQLIYSKFNKNEYEVFNLSMKDKDEFKNTVLKMKNEYDVEYIISAFDPHVDGIKYIPMDVFFKEFSEEDIKDSTSDEQMINDMKDVYRDWLNLNDYDFIVDKFVDIINKMKDSYGLYLDREKLNGLLMHFGCLLEKLKDKEDICKCKNMEIILSRYSDLFNMLKEGVSDIEKSLGIIIPDDGLGSIIEILVNI, encoded by the coding sequence ATGAACAATGAAACTGCAGTTTATGAATCTTTAAAAAGAATATGCATTCAGCAATTTAAAGATAATGGAAAAGTAAATGGAGTAACTACTGAGGACCTTTGCAGAGGTTTGAATATGCAGAGAACAAATGTGGCTAGAGAACTCAGCAAATTGGTTCGAGCTGGCAAGGTTAGCAAGAATGCAGTGCGGCCTGTGCTTTACTTTATTAATAAAGACCATGTGGAATTTAGTAAAGAAGCTGAGGAAAAATTATCTGCTTTTGATGTCTGCATAGGTAAAGATGGAAGTTTAAAGAATCAGATAGCTCTGGCAAAAGCTGCAGTTGTTTACCCTCCTCATGGATTGCATACCCTTATACTAGGTGAAACTGGTGTAGGAAAATCATATTTTGCAAAGTGTATATTTAATTATGCTTTACAAGTTGGAAAAATAAGAGACAAAGGGAAATTTGCAGTATTTAATTGTGCTGACTATGCAAACAATCCTCAGCTTCTTATTTCTCATTTATTTGGTGTAAAAAAAGGAACTTATACAGGAGCAACAGAGGATAGAGAAGGAATTATCGAAAAAAGCAGGAATGGGATACTTTTCTTAGATGAAGTTCACAGGCTTCCTCCTGAGGGTCAGGAAATGTTATTTACTCTTATAGATGAAGGTAAATATGTACCATTTGGAGGAACAAAAGAAATAAACATAGATGTAATGATAATAAGTGCTACAACTGAAAATATTAATTCAGTGCTTCTGAAAACATTTACCAGAAGAATTCCTGTGACAATATCACTGCCGCCTCTTAGAGAATGGTCTGTAAATGAAAGAATAGAACTTATTGAAAGTTTCTTGAATGCAGAATCAAAACGAGTATCTAAAGAAATAAAAATGGATGAGGATGCTATAACAGCAATTGTAAATTACAGGTGCCCCAATAACATTGGACAACTTAAAAGTGATATACAAATAGCCTCAGCTAAAGCATTTTTAAGAAGTATGTTCGATAACAAAGATATTAAAATCAAACTTGAAGATTTTTCAAGTGAGGTAAGGAATGGACTTCTTATTTCCAAGAAAATAGATCCTGCAGAATTAAGATTAAACATTCATGAACAGAGTTCAAATGATAATGAGGATTTAGAAGACAAGTATAGTATATCCCGGAATATATATGAATTTATAGAAAAAAGAAATGAACATCTTAAAAGGAAGGGTATAGATCAGGAAGAAATAAAAAATAGATTAATAAATGATGTGGAAAAATTTATAAATGATTATATTCATAATATACATGAAGATGATACTGAAGATATAAAAGTAATAGTAGATGATGAATTATATAATTTACTTAAAAGTTTTATGAAATTAGCAGAACATAAGTTGAATAGAAGTATACCTAAAAATATTTTTATTGGATTACTTATGCATATAGATGCTTTTTTAGCTCGAATTAAAGAAAACAGGGTAATTGAGAATCCTAAAACAGATGAAATAAAGAAAAAATACCCTGAAGAATTTAAGATTGCATTATTATTGGCATATAAATTGGAAGAGAAATACAACATAACTGTACCAATAGGGGAAATAGGTTTTATAACTATGTTTTTTGCTGTAGACGGAAAAAAGGTTAACAGTAAAGTTGCAGTAATAGTAGCTATGCATGGAAATTCCACAGCAACCTCTATGGCTGAAGTATCTAATAGTCTTCTAAACACAAATCATGTAGCTGCATTTGATATGCCTCTTCATATGAAACCAGAAGAAGCTCTTTCAAGCATAGAGGAACTTGTAAAAGAAAGAGATGAAGGAAAAGGCACATTAATACTTACAGATATGGGGTCTTTAAAGTATTTTGGCAAAATAATAAAAGAAAATACCGGTATAGAAGTTCAAACTATTGATATGGTAAGTACTGCTGTAGTAATTGAAGCAGCAAGAAAAGCCATGTTAAATGATAGTTTGGATGAAATATTAAAGTCTGTAGTTAAAGAAAGCAGATATGTAGGAAATTCATTAGAGAAAAGTATTAACAAAAGCAGAAAAGTTATAATTACAGCATGTTTTACTGGTGAAGGCACAGCACTAAAGCTTAAACAGCTTATATACAGCAAGTTTAATAAGAATGAGTATGAAGTATTTAATTTAAGTATGAAGGACAAAGATGAGTTTAAAAATACTGTTTTAAAAATGAAAAATGAATATGATGTTGAGTATATAATAAGTGCATTTGATCCACATGTTGATGGCATAAAGTATATACCAATGGATGTATTTTTCAAGGAGTTTAGTGAAGAAGATATAAAAGACAGCACAAGTGACGAACAAATGATAAATGATATGAAAGATGTTTATAGGGATTGGTTAAATTTAAATGACTATGATTTTATTGTAGACAAATTTGTGGATATTATTAATAAGATGAAAGATTCCTATGGATTATATTTGGATAGAGAAAAATTAAATGGATTACTTATGCATTTTGGGTGTCTTTTAGAGAAATTAAAGGATAAAGAAGATATATGCAAGTGTAAGAACATGGAGATAATTTTATCCAGATATAGCGACTTATTTAATATGCTAAAGGAAGGGGTATCAGATATAGAAAAATCATTAGGTATTATTATACCAGATGATGGTCTTGGAAGTATTATAGAAATATTGGTTAATATTTAA
- a CDS encoding PTS sugar transporter subunit IIB: protein MKVLMVCSGGMSSTIVVKAIRVEAEKQGFPIDIKAVGTSEFEDEVKLGYDLVLVAPQIRHRLNVFKKQAEGLNVPIEVIIPMGYTPVGAPKALEQIKKYQK from the coding sequence ATGAAGGTTTTAATGGTATGTTCAGGAGGAATGTCAAGTACTATTGTAGTTAAGGCAATAAGGGTTGAGGCTGAGAAACAAGGATTTCCTATAGATATTAAAGCAGTAGGAACATCTGAATTTGAAGATGAAGTTAAATTAGGCTATGATTTAGTACTTGTAGCACCACAGATAAGACATAGACTAAATGTATTTAAAAAACAAGCGGAAGGTTTAAATGTACCAATTGAAGTAATAATCCCTATGGGTTATACACCAGTAGGTGCACCAAAAGCGCTTGAACAAATTAAAAAATATCAAAAGTAG
- a CDS encoding DUF4362 domain-containing protein: MKRIIVMLSLLAVLITMSACSSKTSYKTEEKTVTPTLNTEKSVTNSYEALDKLPQKYSHELAEKNGDVVNIKGRSSNIEKLDKFIEDYENKKASSGNMVRITKYTNEGDAIICDLIIDGEGIKLIEDTTRDKFSSKEDRKKTEYKISDISKTKKEEGISYIAKTDKGEEKFLFFTNNN, translated from the coding sequence ATGAAAAGAATTATAGTTATGCTTTCACTTTTGGCTGTGCTAATTACAATGTCTGCATGTTCCTCAAAAACATCTTATAAAACAGAAGAAAAAACAGTGACTCCAACTCTAAATACTGAAAAATCTGTAACAAATTCATATGAAGCGTTGGATAAATTACCGCAGAAATACAGCCATGAACTAGCTGAAAAAAATGGTGATGTTGTAAACATAAAGGGAAGAAGTTCCAATATAGAAAAACTTGATAAGTTTATTGAAGATTATGAAAACAAAAAAGCAAGTTCAGGAAATATGGTAAGAATAACAAAGTATACTAACGAGGGCGATGCTATTATATGTGACTTAATTATCGATGGTGAAGGCATTAAACTTATAGAAGATACCACAAGAGATAAATTTAGCAGTAAAGAGGATAGGAAGAAAACAGAATACAAAATATCGGACATATCAAAAACAAAGAAAGAAGAAGGTATATCTTATATAGCTAAAACTGATAAAGGTGAAGAAAAATTTTTATTTTTTACAAACAATAACTAA
- a CDS encoding MupG family TIM beta-alpha barrel fold protein: MRNLGISVYPGHASLDENLRYIELAGKYGFTRIFTCLLSVKGDKEKIVSDFKNTIKFADSKGMKVIADVNPGVFKELGISYNDLSFFKDLGSAGIRLDIGFTGNEEAMMTYNPQGLFIELNMSSGTKYIDNIMSYKPNLNKLIGCHNFYPHRYTGLKYDHFIKCTKQFKDLGIRTAAFVSSKDATFGPWAVSEGLCTLEMHRDMNIVLQVKHMFATGLIDDVIIANAFASDKELKAVSEINRDKIALNVELADSIPDTERKIVLEEMHFNRGDVSEYMIRSTQSRVKYKGHKFLPFNTQPIKRGDILMDNSLYEHYAGELQIALKDMENSGRTNVIGNVIPEEQFLLDYIEPWQKFEFTLANIC, from the coding sequence ATGAGAAATTTAGGGATTTCAGTTTATCCGGGACATGCTTCTTTAGATGAAAATTTAAGATATATTGAACTTGCAGGTAAGTATGGATTTACCAGGATATTTACCTGCCTTTTGTCTGTAAAGGGGGATAAAGAAAAGATTGTAAGTGATTTTAAGAATACAATTAAATTTGCAGATAGCAAGGGCATGAAGGTTATAGCTGATGTAAATCCAGGAGTTTTTAAGGAGCTAGGCATTAGTTATAATGATCTTTCTTTTTTCAAAGATTTAGGTTCAGCTGGAATAAGGCTGGATATAGGCTTTACAGGCAATGAAGAAGCTATGATGACATATAATCCACAAGGATTATTTATAGAACTTAACATGAGCAGTGGTACAAAATATATAGATAACATAATGAGTTATAAACCCAACCTAAATAAGCTTATAGGATGCCATAACTTTTATCCGCACAGATATACTGGATTAAAATATGATCATTTTATAAAATGCACTAAACAGTTTAAAGATTTAGGTATAAGAACTGCAGCCTTTGTATCTTCAAAAGATGCCACTTTTGGACCTTGGGCAGTAAGTGAAGGATTATGCACACTGGAAATGCATAGAGATATGAATATAGTTCTGCAGGTAAAGCATATGTTTGCTACAGGTCTTATAGATGATGTTATTATAGCCAATGCCTTTGCTTCAGATAAAGAGCTTAAGGCAGTTAGTGAAATTAACAGAGATAAAATTGCTTTGAATGTTGAACTTGCAGATTCCATTCCTGATACAGAAAGAAAAATTGTATTGGAGGAGATGCATTTCAACAGAGGTGATGTTTCTGAATATATGATAAGATCTACTCAAAGCAGGGTAAAGTATAAAGGACATAAATTTTTACCATTTAATACTCAACCCATAAAAAGGGGAGATATACTTATGGATAATTCATTATATGAACACTATGCAGGAGAATTACAAATAGCTCTAAAGGATATGGAGAATTCAGGAAGAACAAATGTTATAGGTAATGTTATTCCAGAGGAACAATTTTTATTAGACTATATAGAACCCTGGCAAAAGTTTGAATTCACATTGGCAAACATTTGTTAG
- a CDS encoding diphthine--ammonia ligase, with translation MNEKIILSWSGGKDSALALYELMRQGYTDITLLTTITDKYERISMHGVRKALLEKQAKSIGCYLEKVYITPESTNEEYEKKMEETMNRYKKLGAAKVAFGDIFLEDIRKYREENLRRAGMEAIFPLWGRDTKEIADTFINLGFKSIITCVDTKVLNGDFSGRLYDKNFLANLPENINSCGENGEFHSFAFDGPIFKERINFSVGKRVLRDERFNFCDLI, from the coding sequence ATGAATGAGAAAATAATACTTTCATGGAGTGGTGGTAAGGATAGCGCTTTGGCACTTTATGAATTAATGAGGCAGGGCTATACAGATATCACTCTATTAACAACCATTACAGATAAATATGAGAGGATAAGCATGCATGGAGTCAGGAAAGCTTTACTTGAAAAGCAGGCTAAATCTATAGGATGTTATCTTGAAAAGGTGTACATAACTCCCGAAAGCACAAATGAAGAATATGAAAAAAAGATGGAAGAGACTATGAACAGATATAAGAAGCTTGGAGCTGCAAAGGTGGCATTTGGGGACATATTTCTGGAGGATATAAGGAAATATCGGGAGGAAAATTTAAGGAGGGCTGGAATGGAAGCAATTTTCCCATTATGGGGAAGGGATACTAAAGAAATTGCCGATACATTCATAAACCTAGGTTTTAAATCAATTATTACTTGTGTAGATACAAAAGTACTGAATGGAGATTTTTCAGGCAGGCTATATGATAAGAATTTCTTAGCTAATCTTCCTGAAAATATTAATTCCTGTGGGGAAAATGGTGAGTTCCATTCCTTTGCATTCGATGGGCCTATTTTTAAAGAGAGAATTAATTTTTCCGTTGGCAAAAGGGTTCTGAGGGATGAGAGGTTTAACTTCTGTGATTTAATATAA
- a CDS encoding PTS sugar transporter subunit IIC, with translation MNSFFEWLEKYLLPPMTKLSEQRHLRAIRDGIISTIPMIIVGSFFMIIAFPPVPSWAAAMKPYVGKILLPYRLTMGIMALYAAFGIGYSLAKSYKLNELSGGSLAVVAFLLTNLPVAVSKPDLGYVLPLANLGGSGMFVAIIMSIFAVEVLRFAKEKNLTIKMPEGVPECVSSSFAALIPAAIIITTVFLVRVVANFDIQQFIMNLFKPLVYAGNTLGGVLVPTILITLLWSCGIHGDSIVGTVARPIWLTLLDANTKAYASGAAVLPNIAPEPFFQWFIWIGGSGATVGLVILMVFSKSKYLKDIGRASLLPGICNINEPVIFGAPIMLNPLFMIPFILGPVVECLIAYGAMYFNIVARPCILAPWTLPAPIGAYIATGGDWKAIVLVCINFAIATIIYYPFFKAYEKNLLKDEEKNMQAEAVSVSK, from the coding sequence ATGAATTCATTCTTCGAGTGGTTAGAGAAGTATCTTTTACCACCAATGACTAAATTATCAGAACAAAGACATTTAAGGGCTATTCGTGACGGTATTATTTCTACTATTCCTATGATTATTGTAGGTAGTTTCTTTATGATTATTGCTTTTCCACCAGTACCTTCCTGGGCAGCGGCAATGAAGCCTTACGTAGGTAAGATATTATTGCCATATAGACTTACAATGGGAATTATGGCATTGTATGCTGCCTTTGGAATAGGATATAGTTTGGCGAAATCCTATAAGCTCAATGAGTTATCTGGAGGAAGCTTGGCAGTAGTAGCATTTCTTTTAACCAACCTACCAGTAGCAGTAAGTAAACCGGATTTGGGATATGTTTTACCACTTGCTAATCTGGGTGGATCTGGTATGTTTGTTGCAATTATAATGTCAATATTTGCCGTAGAGGTTTTAAGATTTGCCAAAGAAAAAAATCTTACGATAAAAATGCCGGAAGGAGTACCTGAATGCGTTTCCAGCTCCTTTGCAGCACTAATACCTGCAGCAATTATTATAACCACTGTGTTTTTAGTAAGAGTCGTTGCTAATTTTGATATACAGCAGTTTATAATGAATTTATTTAAACCACTTGTTTATGCTGGAAATACTTTAGGTGGAGTTTTAGTACCTACAATACTTATAACATTGTTGTGGTCTTGTGGTATTCATGGAGATTCTATTGTAGGAACAGTTGCAAGACCAATATGGCTTACACTGCTGGATGCTAATACAAAAGCTTATGCATCAGGTGCAGCAGTTCTTCCTAATATAGCTCCAGAACCATTTTTCCAATGGTTTATATGGATAGGAGGATCAGGGGCAACTGTAGGACTTGTTATACTTATGGTATTTTCAAAATCAAAATATCTTAAAGATATAGGAAGAGCATCTTTACTTCCAGGTATATGTAATATTAATGAGCCAGTTATATTCGGTGCGCCAATTATGCTGAATCCATTATTTATGATACCGTTTATATTGGGGCCAGTTGTTGAATGCCTGATAGCTTACGGTGCAATGTATTTTAATATTGTAGCAAGACCATGTATATTGGCACCATGGACACTTCCAGCACCAATAGGCGCATATATTGCAACTGGTGGAGACTGGAAAGCAATAGTACTTGTTTGTATAAATTTTGCTATTGCCACAATAATATATTATCCGTTCTTTAAAGCATATGAAAAGAATCTGCTTAAAGACGAAGAAAAAAATATGCAGGCAGAAGCAGTTAGTGTTTCAAAATAG
- a CDS encoding 6-phospho-beta-glucosidase codes for MKGLKIAIIGGGSSYSPEIIDGFLKRKEELPVSEIYMVDIKEGQKKLDIIGSLAKRMIERAGLNIKLVLTLDRREALKNADFVVTQFRVGGLNARARDERFPLKYGVLGQETTGPGGFTKAMRTIPVILDICKDIKELCPDAWLINFTNPSGLVTEAVLKYTDVKCIGLCNVPIHMQMDVASMMDVPFKDVFIEFAGLNHLVWGKKVWVKNKDVTKEVLEKLLDGNVLNMKNIYDLKWDPDFIRALGMLPCPYHKYYYMTDRMLQEEQESAADPKKGTRAEQVQAIEKSLFELYKSPELNTKPKELEKRGGAYYSDAAVSLISAIYNDKNDIHTVNTLNNGIIKGIPDNSVIETNCLVGSRGATPLSLNGDLPIEILGLIQAVKSYEVLAVEAGVTGDKNKALLALVNHPLIPSVDVAKHLLHDLLELNKDYLPQFKDK; via the coding sequence ATGAAAGGATTAAAAATTGCAATTATTGGCGGAGGAAGTAGTTACTCTCCAGAGATAATAGACGGTTTCCTTAAAAGAAAAGAAGAATTACCTGTAAGTGAAATATATATGGTAGACATTAAGGAAGGCCAGAAAAAATTAGATATAATAGGCAGTCTTGCAAAAAGAATGATTGAAAGAGCAGGACTCAATATCAAATTAGTTCTAACACTTGATAGAAGAGAAGCTTTAAAGAATGCAGATTTTGTAGTTACACAGTTTAGAGTAGGAGGACTTAATGCCAGGGCAAGAGATGAAAGATTTCCATTAAAGTATGGTGTATTAGGACAAGAAACTACAGGCCCAGGTGGATTTACTAAAGCTATGAGGACAATACCTGTAATTCTTGATATATGTAAGGATATAAAGGAATTATGTCCAGATGCATGGCTTATTAATTTCACAAATCCATCAGGATTAGTAACAGAAGCTGTATTAAAGTACACTGATGTAAAATGTATAGGACTTTGTAATGTACCTATTCATATGCAGATGGATGTTGCAAGTATGATGGATGTTCCATTTAAAGATGTATTTATAGAATTTGCAGGTTTGAATCATCTTGTATGGGGCAAAAAAGTATGGGTTAAGAACAAAGATGTAACTAAAGAAGTACTTGAAAAGCTTCTTGATGGCAATGTTTTAAATATGAAAAATATTTATGATCTGAAATGGGATCCAGATTTTATAAGAGCATTAGGAATGCTTCCATGTCCATATCATAAATATTATTATATGACAGACAGGATGCTTCAGGAAGAACAGGAAAGTGCAGCTGATCCTAAAAAAGGAACAAGAGCTGAACAGGTTCAGGCTATAGAAAAAAGTTTATTTGAATTATATAAATCTCCAGAACTTAACACTAAACCTAAGGAACTTGAAAAAAGAGGAGGAGCATATTACTCTGATGCAGCAGTATCATTAATAAGTGCAATATATAATGATAAAAATGATATTCATACTGTAAATACATTAAATAATGGAATTATAAAAGGCATTCCAGATAATTCAGTTATAGAAACAAATTGCCTTGTTGGAAGCAGAGGAGCAACACCATTGAGTCTTAATGGGGACCTGCCTATTGAGATTTTAGGACTTATACAGGCAGTTAAGAGTTATGAAGTATTAGCTGTAGAGGCTGGAGTTACAGGAGATAAAAACAAAGCACTTTTAGCACTTGTAAATCATCCTCTTATTCCATCAGTAGATGTTGCAAAACACTTACTTCACGATTTACTGGAATTAAACAAAGACTACTTACCACAATTTAAAGACAAATAG
- a CDS encoding prolyl-tRNA synthetase associated domain-containing protein — protein MEQCEIVYEALKKMGITYDLVEHPPALTTEEADSYIAGKEGVRTKTLFLCNRKKTAYYLVIMDDKKRLDMKKLGEIINEKSMSLASPEKLMEKMSLAPGVVSLFGLLNNTEHDIKVCLDKEMLLEKYMSFHANDNTKTIFISTEDMYKFITTLGYEYSIIDL, from the coding sequence ATGGAACAATGTGAAATTGTATATGAAGCTTTGAAAAAAATGGGTATTACTTATGACCTTGTTGAACACCCGCCAGCATTAACAACAGAAGAAGCAGACAGTTATATTGCAGGTAAAGAGGGTGTCCGTACAAAGACTCTTTTTTTATGCAATAGAAAAAAGACTGCATATTATTTAGTCATCATGGATGATAAAAAGCGATTGGATATGAAAAAACTTGGCGAAATTATCAATGAAAAGAGTATGAGCCTTGCCTCACCTGAAAAGTTAATGGAAAAAATGTCATTGGCTCCTGGTGTTGTATCATTATTTGGATTGCTTAATAACACAGAACATGACATAAAGGTATGTCTTGATAAAGAAATGCTTTTAGAAAAATATATGAGTTTTCATGCTAATGACAACACTAAAACTATTTTTATTTCTACAGAGGATATGTACAAATTTATAACAA
- a CDS encoding folate family ECF transporter S component, with product MTKNSISPIFTSQYWITASSEFHNLKSLIFAGLTIALSAVLSSIYIPVGLNLRISFSFLVIAFGSMVFGPVVGLSAGFAYDLIGYLMVPSTVFFPGYTLSSMLEFFIYGIFLYKCQVSVLRIFLSKFIINFGIHVGLGALWSKILFNKGYYYFFIKSLVKNAIMLPIEVFMLVTLLQIFLPILAYKGIVPKQKNKYIPLI from the coding sequence ATGACTAAAAACAGCATCTCTCCAATTTTTACATCCCAATATTGGATTACAGCTTCTTCAGAATTTCACAATTTGAAATCACTTATTTTTGCCGGTCTCACCATTGCGCTTAGTGCCGTTTTAAGTTCGATTTACATTCCTGTGGGGTTAAACCTTCGAATCTCATTCTCTTTTTTAGTGATAGCTTTTGGTTCCATGGTTTTTGGCCCAGTTGTTGGTCTATCTGCTGGATTCGCATATGATCTGATTGGTTACTTAATGGTTCCATCTACTGTCTTTTTCCCAGGGTATACGTTATCATCCATGCTTGAATTCTTTATTTATGGAATATTCCTTTACAAGTGTCAAGTATCCGTTTTACGCATTTTTCTTTCAAAATTTATAATCAATTTTGGCATTCATGTTGGACTTGGAGCACTTTGGAGTAAAATTTTATTCAATAAGGGGTATTATTATTTTTTCATAAAAAGTCTGGTAAAAAACGCAATTATGCTGCCCATAGAAGTCTTCATGCTTGTCACACTGCTGCAGATATTTCTTCCCATTCTTGCGTATAAAGGTATTGTACCAAAGCAAAAAAACAAGTACATACCGCTTATTTAA
- a CDS encoding BadF/BadG/BcrA/BcrD ATPase family protein, whose protein sequence is MEYIICVDGGGTKTESAAYDHDGKELSRAYTGYGNMTLNKEIAVSNILDSIEKCKLVKNNEKLTKIYLGIAGIEAGENRKILKEAVEKKFKITPYIYNDAEIAMYALLKGNDGILTIAGTGSISFGISNGIKKRSGGWGHILGDEGSGYYIALRAFKNMVYEEEEGLENSVLTNEILKKLKLKDIESIKGFIYSSTKDEIASIAKVVAKAAEHGEENAIEILKDAGTEIGKITERVWKKLGKPKKVNIALKGSVITKIPCIRKSFDFYIANAISDAEIIDDDISSTKGGYYIALKNW, encoded by the coding sequence GTGGAGTATATAATATGTGTTGATGGCGGCGGAACTAAGACTGAATCGGCAGCATATGATCATGATGGAAAAGAATTAAGCAGGGCATACACTGGCTATGGAAATATGACTTTAAATAAGGAAATAGCTGTTTCTAATATTTTAGATTCCATAGAAAAATGCAAACTAGTAAAAAATAATGAAAAACTTACTAAGATTTATCTTGGAATTGCAGGTATAGAAGCAGGTGAAAATAGAAAAATTCTCAAAGAAGCAGTAGAAAAGAAATTTAAAATAACTCCTTATATTTACAATGATGCTGAAATAGCTATGTATGCACTACTTAAAGGAAATGATGGAATTCTTACCATAGCAGGGACAGGTTCTATAAGTTTCGGAATAAGTAATGGTATAAAGAAAAGATCAGGTGGATGGGGACATATTTTAGGTGATGAAGGCAGCGGCTATTACATAGCATTAAGAGCATTTAAGAACATGGTTTATGAGGAAGAAGAAGGTTTAGAAAATAGTGTACTCACAAATGAGATATTGAAGAAATTGAAACTGAAAGATATAGAAAGTATAAAAGGTTTCATTTATTCTTCAACCAAGGATGAAATTGCTTCTATTGCTAAAGTAGTTGCAAAGGCAGCAGAACATGGAGAAGAAAATGCTATAGAGATACTTAAAGATGCAGGTACAGAAATAGGAAAAATAACTGAAAGGGTATGGAAAAAGCTAGGTAAACCTAAAAAAGTAAATATAGCTTTAAAAGGAAGTGTAATTACAAAAATACCATGTATAAGAAAGTCCTTTGATTTCTATATTGCAAATGCAATTAGTGATGCTGAAATTATAGATGATGATATTTCTTCAACAAAAGGGGGATATTATATAGCGCTTAAAAACTGGTGA
- a CDS encoding PTS lactose/cellobiose transporter subunit IIA, protein MLEEEIFKMISHGGDARAYAYEALEAARTGDMVKAEEKLKTSQDELDLAHNTQTKLIQQEVNGEPLKMSLLMVHAQDQLMTAISEKCLIEQMIKMYQDFKK, encoded by the coding sequence ATGCTTGAAGAAGAAATATTTAAAATGATATCTCATGGAGGAGATGCCAGAGCATATGCTTATGAGGCATTAGAGGCAGCACGAACTGGAGATATGGTAAAGGCAGAAGAAAAGTTAAAAACATCTCAAGATGAGTTAGATTTAGCTCACAATACACAAACAAAACTTATACAGCAGGAAGTAAATGGAGAGCCTTTAAAGATGTCCCTGTTAATGGTACATGCTCAAGATCAACTTATGACTGCTATATCTGAAAAGTGTTTAATTGAACAAATGATTAAAATGTATCAGGATTTTAAAAAATAG